In Microplitis mediator isolate UGA2020A chromosome 2, iyMicMedi2.1, whole genome shotgun sequence, a single window of DNA contains:
- the LOC130663716 gene encoding uncharacterized protein LOC130663716: protein MNIFLPVENMKSAIMATFYHYGSSDEKPNHDMCPKGEESWCSYQRAEARGELDTFSHDYSPLPSDVLKAIKPIYEDLSNENLLSRCVGGFNQNNNESFNQLVWKICPKTVNTSFTIVQIAAYVAMCIFNEGINSLLVLMNTLGLNCGPNSHRYAERMDAARIKVADKRANDNTREGRLQRRHQQIDILEAAMSAEELLYGPGIDDSV, encoded by the coding sequence atgaatatattccttcctgttgaaaatatgaaatctgctataatggcaaccttttatcactacggctcgagtgatgaaaaaccgaatcatgatatgtgtccaaaaggcgaagaatcttggtgctcttaccagcgcgctgaagcaagaggagagcttgataccttttctcacgattattctcctttaccttctgatgttttaaaagctatcaagcctatatacgaagatcttagtaatgaaaatttactttcaagatgtgtaggtggattcaatcagaataataatgaaagctttaaccaactagtatggaaaatatgcccaaaaacggtaaatactagttttactatcgtacaaatagctgcatacgttgctatgtgtatatttaatgagggtataaattcattattagtcttgatgaatacactaggacttaattgtgggcctaattctcatcggtatgcagaaagaatggatgctgcacgtatcaaagtagcagataagcgcgctaatgataacacccgagaaggtcgattgcaacgtaggcaccagcaaatcgatattttggaagctgctatgtcggctgaagagctattatatggtccaggaatagatgactcagt